gcctgcaaagaGGGCAGCAGCCCTCCTGGAGCCCAGTTACAGGGGTGAGCTGCCATTCAAGTGCGGgcattgaacccgggtcctctggaagggcggCAGTGATCTtagcagctgagccacctctccagctccattgaCTtcattgattattattttttaaagatttatttacttattatgtatacagcgttctgcctgcaccagatctcattacagatggttgtgagccaccatgtggtcgctgggaattgaactcatttttcatttttaaaaattattttgtgtgtatgggtattttgcctgcatgtattatCTGTGCATCACACCTGTTCGCCCCGCCCCCAACCTCCcacaaacaacaaataatgaGGGCTATTTGCTTTGTTACTATCTTTTAGACTTAAAGGCTGTGCAGAAGTTCCCTCCAAAGGACTTACGTGAAGGGAAGTTTTCCCAGGCCGTGGTGAAGAAACAGCCCCTGCACTGTAGACCCAGGTGCTCTATGTTAGGGGGAAACTGGGATGGCGATGCTGTGTTCCAGACACTGAGGGTGAGTGCGGGTAAGCTTCAGGCAGCCCTTGATGATTCCTTAGACAGTGGGGAAATGCCCATGTGCATACATTcttgggtgcgtgcgtgcgtgcgtgcgtgcgtgcgtgcgtgcgtgcgtgcgtgcgtgtgcgcacaaATAGAGGGGGTGGAGGGATGAGTCCCAAACAAGCTCTTCAGGTGACTGAAGTGTGACTTAGAGCGAGCATCTGAGAACTCTGGGCAGGGTCTCAGTagttcctcctgttccccctgcTGGGAGAATTCCTCCCTGAGAAGATGAGcccatcctccctccccatgAGGAACTGATGACCAAATGTCCCAGTtaggtttctagtgctgtgataaaacaccatgaccagaagcagctcggggaggaaaggattatttCATATAGcatcttacagtccatcatccacggaagtcagggcagaaactcaagcagggcaaggaacctggaggcaggagctgatgcagaggccatggggagtgctgctcactggcttgctccccatggcttattCAGCCTGCCTTTTTATATCTTGAACCACGGGTCCAGAGGTGGcatcactcacaatgggctgggcctgcccacatcaatcactgattaagaacaTACCCTGCAGGAttgcctataggccagtctggtgggaaTATTTCCTTAATTGAAGTTCTGTCTTTATCAACTTGACCTAAAACTAACCAGCACGCCAAAGTGCAGTTTCACCAAAGTTCACCCAGGAGAACTAATGTGTGTATTGGAGTTACTTCCAGAGCATGGGTCAGGAGATGCTGGGAGGACTGTGGCTGACCCCAGAGtggccacactggaaagtctTCACCCATCATCATCAGTGGCCTCTCCATAGTGGCAGAGATggactcccaccccatcccatgtGCAGTTAGGGCCGAGCTGCATTCAGATGTCTGGGAGGAGTGGCTGAATCTCAAGTGAGGGTCCTGTGACTCTCACCTCCTCTAAGAGTCACCAGCCCATAGGCTGCTCTTGCTGCTCTCTTGCAAGGAGGCGTGGTTGACCTGATGAAGAAGGCAGCTGTTCTTCTCCCTCTGACATCTTATTTATTCAGAGTGTGCTGTTTACAGTGTGTGGACACATTCCACCCTACTCTGGTCACCCAGGTTCATGAGTGTGTTTGTACCTTTTCAGGGCTTGAAGACCATCCCAGATATGGCTAGAGACAGCTCTCCGCAGCTTGTGTCAGCTCCCAAGAGGTTCTGTAAGGATGTGACGTGGGAGGCCTGTGATGACCTGGGGTCCTTAGGTAAGGCCTTCTCCCTCCCAGATCTTCAGGAGCccttgccttttgtttttttttttttctttgaaatttactttcaagtgtgtgtgtggtgcagccagtggaggtcagaagagggcattagatcccctggagctgtagttggAGGTGATTGTGCACCACCTGATAGGAAAATAaactcagtcctctgcaaaagtgcTATCTTAGAGAGAcacccctgtagctagagttttcctgccttgcccacagtcaggacaaatctctgtcacccgccagtcccacagccgctcagacccaaccaagtaaacacagagacttatattgcttacaaactgtatggccgtggcaggcttcttgctaactgttcttatagcttaaattaatccatttccataaatctataccttgccatgtggatggtggcttaccggcgacttcacatgctgctggtcatggcggcatctggcagtgtctctctgcctcagccttccgcttcccagaattctcctctctccttgtcccacctacttcctgcctggccactggccaatcagtgttttatttgacagacagaccatcccacagcacacccccacccccttctttctAATTCTTCCTATAGTAACAGTTCTTTTCTGTCAGAGTCAGGAAGCGGCTCACTCCATTTCAGAGTGACAAGAGCAGAAGCAAACACTGTCAGGACACTGTTTCTAAAACAGGTTTTGTCTCTTACTGGGGCAAGGGAAGGAGCCCTCTATGGTGCAAAGAGAGCTGGCACCAGGCTTGTTCTCAGGTGAGTGTGAGGATGGTGTGGTGACGTCACTGTAGCTTTGGTCAGGATGCaaatcctcaccaccaccaccacacactgaAAACCCTGCCAAGTCTTGCAAGTCTGGAGAGAAAAATCACACTCTTAGATTTCAGAAtgactcttcttccttttcaccttttttttttttttctttttgtccggagctgaggaccgaacccagggccttgcgcttgctaggcaagcgctctaccactgagctaaatcccccccccccctttttttttctttttctttttctttttctttttgtccggagctgaggactgaacccagggccttgtgcttgctaggcaagcgctctaccactgagctaaatccccaacccccttttcACCTTTTTTTAACAACTCATTTCCCtgtagttttctgttttccttatcTAGTTGGGTGCTTGTCTGCCTCTCAGTTTCTTGGGCATCTTTAAAGGTTAAATGACCCAGTTGTTTTATTTTGCGTATCAGCTGGACATCAGCAGATGACTGGGGAACGGGGAAGctttgtatgtctgtgtctgtgcgtgtgtgccGGCCCACGCATGTGTAAACCATTGAAGAATCCCTCTAATGGAGTAGATGAGACATGATGTGGATAACTTGTATGAAGTAAAGTTTGAAATTTTTGACTCAGATATTGCAGAGAAACAAGGATGTCATTCCTAGTGGCTCCTTTGTGCCAGCAGGAAGGGTAGACAGAGGTCAAAGTGCAAGGAGACAAGCAGAAGATCACTTCCTCTTGATACAGAATAAAGGAGATCACATTTCCTCATCTATTTCAGGCCAGCAGTCTGTACATGAGGCCCAGGATTTGTTTCCAAGGCAGGACTCAAATGCCGAAAGGGTGACAGACAGAACTCCCAGCACTGAACTTGAGTGCTCCACCTTCAGAGAAAATTGGGATTCTGAGTGTGTGTTTGAAAGGAATGGCCATGATACACTGTTTGAGCAAGAGACGGTTACTCAGACCAAAGCCTTCTCAGAGGGGAGAGATTGTGTGTACATCAAATCTGGAAGATGGTTTCATTTGAACAGTTCAGAAGAGAGAAGTCATAATTGTGATTCAGGTAAAAGTTTTCcccaaaattcagtggtcataaaagaaacaggaatCTATGCAGGCAAAAAACTTTTCAAATGTAATGAATGTAAGAAAACTTTCACCCAGAGCTCCTCCCTTACGGTTCACCAGAGAATTCATaccggagagaaaccctataaatgtgaTGAGTGTGGGAAGGCTTTCAGTGATGGCTCCTCTTTCGCACGACACCAGAGGTGCCACACAGGCAAGAAGCCGTACGAGTGCATCGAGTGCGGCAAAGCTTTCATACAGAACACCTCCCTTGTCCGTCACTGGAGATACTATCACACCGGGGAGAGACCCTTTGACTGCATCGACTGTGGCAAAGCCTTCAGTGACCACATAGGGCTTAATCAGCATAGGAggattcacactggagagaagccttacaAGTGCGACGTGTGTCACAAATCCTTCCGGTACGGCTCATCCCTCACCGTGCACCAGAggattcatactggagagaaaccgtaCGAGTGTGATATTTGCAGAAAAGCCTTCAGCCACCATGCGTCACTCACGCAGCATCAAAGAGTGCACTCTGGAGAAAAGCCTTTTAAATGTAAAGAGTGTGGGAAAGCTTTTAGGCAGAACATACACCTTGCTAGTCATTTGCGCATCCATACGGGGGAGAAGCCCTTTGAGTGTGGGGAATGTGGGAAATCCTTCAGCATCAGCTCACAGCTTGCCACTCATCAGAGAATTCACACAGGGGAaaagccctatgaatgtaaggTTTGTAATAAAGCATTTACGCAGAAGGCTCACCTTGCACAGCACCAGAAAACTCACACGGGAGAGAAGCCGTATGAGTGCAAGGAATGTGGCAAGGCCTTCAGCCAGACCACCCACCTCGTTCAGCATCAGAGggttcacactggagagaagccctacaaATGTCTGGAGTGTGGGAAGGCCTTTGGGGATAACTCATCCTGTACTCAACATCAGAGACTCCACACCGGCCAGAGGCCGTATGAGTGTGTGGAATGTGGGAAGGCCTTCAAGACCAAGTCGTCCCTCATCTGCCATCGTAGatgtcacactggagagaagccttacGAGTGCAGTGCGTGTGGCAAAGCCTTTAGCCACCGTCAGTCCCTTAGTGTGCATCAGAGAATTCATTCTGGGAAGAAACCGTACGAGTGTAAGGAGTGTAGGAAAACCTTCATCCAAATCGGACACCTCAACCAGCATAAGCGAGTCCACACTGGAGAGAGACCGTATAACTGCAAGAGGGGCAGGAAGGCCTTCAGGCAGACCGCGCACTTCGCTCACCATCAGCGACTTCACTCTGGCGAGGTGTCCACTCACTCTCTGCCTTCCACAGCCAGTCCTGTGGACCTCTTCTCCAAATTTGTGTGGAATCCATCCTCCCTTCCATCATCGTAATCTCAAAACATTGCCGTCTCCACTACACTACTTTATCAGTTCACCTCTCTGTCCCTTGGTTCCCCTTTGTCCCTTACAGGTTTGTTCTTCATGTTTCAGTCAGGTTGGGTTAGTTTTGGAgtgtaaattaattaatttgctCATCGAGACTTGTATTAATGCCTAAGGTGTGCTTAGTTCAGTGCCTGATCTGTGCCAAGTATTCAGCAAACAAAACTTGGctcttttaaaggtttatttttgaaaatggtCGTTTTATTGTAGTCAGCCCTGATAAGAATGATGCAATAGGATGAGGCTAGGGGAAACCAGATTTCGGAACACAGAGGCAGTCTCTGAGTTGTTGATGAGGCTTGCTTCTTTCCCGTGACAACTTGGTGCTAAGCCAAGGGTATGGTGGgctcatctgtaatcctagtgttcatgaattcaaggccagcggggcagcttagtgagaccctatctctaaataaaaacaaacagttgatCCCACACTGCTGAATTGTATCATGGCTTTGGATTTGAACTACATGAATGTAAGTATGGTAATAGAACTTTCAGTGAGGTGACTCTCCTATACACATGGATAGACAATGTAAGTGTGTAGGACACCTGAAACAGATGAATGAATCAGAACGATTGGAAAAGTGCAAGGTTTTATATTCGTGTACTTAAAACTACCAAATTACTTaagaatgagaaaactgaaggATCTGATCTATTTAAAGTCACTGGTTTATGAATGCATTCTTGGTAAACATCCAAGTAGTAACTCTGGGGAAAACTGATTTACAGTGGAGCAGCAAACTGATTATTTTTGTATGGACCATAATCTAAATTTCTAAAAATGTGTTAAGTGGTTTTAAACATTGGTGATTATGTGACAGTTACATTTTAGTGTCTGTAGGTGAAGTTGTCTTGGCTGGCAGCCACACCTTCACTTACATATTGTTTGTGGTGCTTCCTTCTGTCTTCAGAGGGAAAGCTGTGTCGTGATGAGGACCATTTGGCTCAGAGAGTTTGGTTGAGCTACAGCAGTGATCGTTGGTTTGTCACAGAGGCAGAGTTGATGGCTGCACTGGAGACGGCCACATTAAGCCACAGATATTTacagctgaggaggaggagaaggtacAAAAGTTCCTAACTTCATGGCAATAATAAACCCTGaccagaaaaccaaaaacaaacccaagaacaCTGGGCCAGTgcgacggctcagcaggtaaaggctccaGTTGCCAATCCTGATggctgagtttgatccttggaactcGTGGTCGAAGAGAAAACTCCCTCCTGCGCGTTGTCCTGAGTTCACACCTTCACACAAGTGCTGTCGCAGGCACACTCCAAACACAAacatagaaacttta
The nucleotide sequence above comes from Peromyscus maniculatus bairdii isolate BWxNUB_F1_BW_parent chromosome 1, HU_Pman_BW_mat_3.1, whole genome shotgun sequence. Encoded proteins:
- the LOC102915833 gene encoding zinc finger protein 28 isoform X1, with the translated sequence MREVTSGGPREPRTLLGRGTLCTKPRAGGGPAVGTTAARGRPARGRPRSKNGLASQGGHRAVTSGPAHKALLSRDTNFLQEINRKQEAAPPGTKLKAKCQGVVTFGDVAVVFSREEWEWLSPEQRSLYWRVMLDNYSNLASLGLCASKPDMIALLEQGEDPWVTKRKRTGGRCPDLKAVQKFPPKDLREGKFSQAVVKKQPLHCRPRCSMLGGNWDGDAVFQTLRGLKTIPDMARDSSPQLVSAPKRFCKDVTWEACDDLGSLGQQSVHEAQDLFPRQDSNAERVTDRTPSTELECSTFRENWDSECVFERNGHDTLFEQETVTQTKAFSEGRDCVYIKSGRWFHLNSSEERSHNCDSGKSFPQNSVVIKETGIYAGKKLFKCNECKKTFTQSSSLTVHQRIHTGEKPYKCDECGKAFSDGSSFARHQRCHTGKKPYECIECGKAFIQNTSLVRHWRYYHTGERPFDCIDCGKAFSDHIGLNQHRRIHTGEKPYKCDVCHKSFRYGSSLTVHQRIHTGEKPYECDICRKAFSHHASLTQHQRVHSGEKPFKCKECGKAFRQNIHLASHLRIHTGEKPFECGECGKSFSISSQLATHQRIHTGEKPYECKVCNKAFTQKAHLAQHQKTHTGEKPYECKECGKAFSQTTHLVQHQRVHTGEKPYKCLECGKAFGDNSSCTQHQRLHTGQRPYECVECGKAFKTKSSLICHRRCHTGEKPYECSACGKAFSHRQSLSVHQRIHSGKKPYECKECRKTFIQIGHLNQHKRVHTGERPYNCKRGRKAFRQTAHFAHHQRLHSGEVSTHSLPSTASPVDLFSKFVWNPSSLPSS
- the LOC102915833 gene encoding zinc finger protein 28 isoform X2, yielding MLDNYSNLASLGLCASKPDMIALLEQGEDPWVTKRKRTGGRCPDLKAVQKFPPKDLREGKFSQAVVKKQPLHCRPRCSMLGGNWDGDAVFQTLRGLKTIPDMARDSSPQLVSAPKRFCKDVTWEACDDLGSLGQQSVHEAQDLFPRQDSNAERVTDRTPSTELECSTFRENWDSECVFERNGHDTLFEQETVTQTKAFSEGRDCVYIKSGRWFHLNSSEERSHNCDSGKSFPQNSVVIKETGIYAGKKLFKCNECKKTFTQSSSLTVHQRIHTGEKPYKCDECGKAFSDGSSFARHQRCHTGKKPYECIECGKAFIQNTSLVRHWRYYHTGERPFDCIDCGKAFSDHIGLNQHRRIHTGEKPYKCDVCHKSFRYGSSLTVHQRIHTGEKPYECDICRKAFSHHASLTQHQRVHSGEKPFKCKECGKAFRQNIHLASHLRIHTGEKPFECGECGKSFSISSQLATHQRIHTGEKPYECKVCNKAFTQKAHLAQHQKTHTGEKPYECKECGKAFSQTTHLVQHQRVHTGEKPYKCLECGKAFGDNSSCTQHQRLHTGQRPYECVECGKAFKTKSSLICHRRCHTGEKPYECSACGKAFSHRQSLSVHQRIHSGKKPYECKECRKTFIQIGHLNQHKRVHTGERPYNCKRGRKAFRQTAHFAHHQRLHSGEVSTHSLPSTASPVDLFSKFVWNPSSLPSS
- the LOC102915833 gene encoding uncharacterized protein LOC102915833 isoform X3; amino-acid sequence: MARDSSPQLVSAPKRFCKDVTWEACDDLGSLGQQSVHEAQDLFPRQDSNAERVTDRTPSTELECSTFRENWDSECVFERNGHDTLFEQETVTQTKAFSEGRDCVYIKSGRWFHLNSSEERSHNCDSGKSFPQNSVVIKETGIYAGKKLFKCNECKKTFTQSSSLTVHQRIHTGEKPYKCDECGKAFSDGSSFARHQRCHTGKKPYECIECGKAFIQNTSLVRHWRYYHTGERPFDCIDCGKAFSDHIGLNQHRRIHTGEKPYKCDVCHKSFRYGSSLTVHQRIHTGEKPYECDICRKAFSHHASLTQHQRVHSGEKPFKCKECGKAFRQNIHLASHLRIHTGEKPFECGECGKSFSISSQLATHQRIHTGEKPYECKVCNKAFTQKAHLAQHQKTHTGEKPYECKECGKAFSQTTHLVQHQRVHTGEKPYKCLECGKAFGDNSSCTQHQRLHTGQRPYECVECGKAFKTKSSLICHRRCHTGEKPYECSACGKAFSHRQSLSVHQRIHSGKKPYECKECRKTFIQIGHLNQHKRVHTGERPYNCKRGRKAFRQTAHFAHHQRLHSGEVSTHSLPSTASPVDLFSKFVWNPSSLPSS